One genomic region from Mytilus trossulus isolate FHL-02 chromosome 9, PNRI_Mtr1.1.1.hap1, whole genome shotgun sequence encodes:
- the LOC134683956 gene encoding uncharacterized protein LOC134683956 produces MMTSSVPSCGVCEFQNVFKAASIWCFDCDEGLCVDCSKHHGISKATRKHVTIPISEYNALPTYITNIKQTCSTHGENYQIYCNEHECACCSKCIVEKHTKCQNISNLDDFVKNTKASNAFLEICETLNEVAENIERIRQDKNGNLKTLSEKRKQIECEIQQVRLNINQHLDKLQEDFISELHETEIREKTKIHLLMKALDEHESKVAEHQENIANIKQHASDLQTVLSLKQLEGDVDENCQFIDSLTESNVLNRVEIKFNINTSLTDIANSVLEFGKVCIDISNSSVNIVKKKQQQAQLIVPKVSSIVPIENIQVKLEQTIKTESPDVRGCCILPNGRTVFTSPGLNKVAVFKPDGSVDFSLGVTEANGVAYNIENNTLAISPCWNNQAKQITIIDLRGRKVKKTFSPGGHTSGIAVTNKTLFYHIENIGIRALDMTDESTRDVTTENMKTPIYITVSEHKLYYSNYHYHTVVSCDLQGAKQWTFKNEKVLRYPAGISVDNDGNVYVVGTGSRNVVVISFDGQKHRELVTTKDGLDNPWSINFGKETNQLLVANRCVKSFLFNVTRN; encoded by the coding sequence ATGATGACAAGCTCTGTACCTTCATGTGGTGTATGTGAAtttcaaaatgtctttaaagCTGCATCCATATGGTGTTTTGATTGTGATGAGGGCCTATGTGTAGACTGCAGTAAGCATCATGGAATTTCCAAAGCAACAAGAAAGCATGTAACTATACCGATATCAGAATATAATGCATTGCCTACTTACATTACAAACATTAAGCAGACATGTAGTACACATGGTGAAAATTATCAGATTTACTGCAATGAACATGAATGTGCGTGTTGTAGTAAATGCATCGTTGAAAAgcatacaaaatgtcaaaatatttccaatcttgatgattttgtaaaaaacacAAAGGCTTCAAACGCTTTTTTGGAAATTTGTGAAACATTAAATGAAGTTGCTGAAAACATAGAAAGGATCCGTCAAGATAAAAATGGTAATCTGAAAACATTGTCGGAAAAAAGGAAACAGATCGAATGTGAAATTCAACAGGTTCGATTAAATATCAATCAACATCTCGATAAACTGCAAGAGGACTTCATATCGGAATTGCATGAGACAgaaataagagaaaaaacaaaaatccatCTGTTAATGAAAGCTTTAGATGAGCATGAAAGTAAAGTTGCAGAGCACCAAGAGAACATAGCAAACATAAAACAACACGCATCAGATCTACAGACCGTCCTATCTCTGAAGCAGCTTGAAGGTGATGTTGATGAAAACTGTCAGTTTATTGATTCACTTACTGAAAGTAATGTTCTCAATCGTGTGGAGATCAAGTTTAACATTAATACATCACTGACTGACATTGCAAATAGTGTTCTTGAGTTTGGAAAAGTATGTATTGACATCTCTAATAGCTCAGTGAACATTGTGAAGAAAAAGCAACAACAAGCTCAGTTGATAGTACCTAAAGTATCATCAATTGTGCCCATTGAGAATATACAAGTCAAGTTAGAACAGACTATAAAAACCGAATCACCTGACGTCAGAGGATGTTGCATATTACCTAACGGTAGAACAGTGTTCACCTCTCCTGGATTAAACAAAGTAGCTGTATTTAAACCAGACGGTTCTGTGGATTTTTCTTTGGGTGTAACAGAAGCAAACGGTGTAGCctacaatattgaaaataacactttagcCATATCACCATGTTGGAATAATCAAgccaaacaaataacaataattgATTTAAGGGGGCGAAAAGTAAAGAAAACTTTTTCACCTGGTGGACACACATCTGGCATAGCGGtgacaaataaaacattgttttatcaCATTGAAAATATAGGAATTCGTGCCTTGGATATGACTGATGAATCAACGCGTGATGTAACTACTGAGAACATGAAGACACCAATCTACATAACCGTATCTGaacacaaactttattattcaaattatcaTTATCACACAGTAGTATCCTGCGATCTGCAAGGAGCAAAACAATGGacgttcaaaaatgaaaaagttttgaGGTATCCAGCTGGAATATCTGTTGACAATGATGGTAATGTGTATGTTGTGGGAACTGGATCAAGGAATGTCGTGGTTATCTCCTTTGATGGACAAAAGCATAGAGAACTCGTAACTACAAAAGATGGTTTAGATAACCCATGGTCAATTAACTTTGGAAAAGAAACTAATCAGCTTTTAGTTGCAAATCGTTGTGTAAAATCTTTTCTGTTTAACGTGACAAGAAATTAA